The following are encoded in a window of Nibricoccus aquaticus genomic DNA:
- a CDS encoding SIR2 family protein, whose product MSTDCAPDAKKKLLVILGAGSSIEQGFPSVDDLDRDLREQAKTYVSSRGGPDFFQVLWDNRERYGLELTDETRPLLEWRTRPTFERVLGDLHLLMNATLGSPHGDPMYSRLLSSFDLKEPTSNKLFYQTQGQLSALLSRVAFRVRGTSKIFEFERRARTEFKTYSSLFAALARTFDVGIYNLNYDTAALNALPNSFVGFDRHGGAFLPAKVIGRREWSFIYHLHGSVHHRIIRPVKDTEHIDFGPKIIWYDDLWQSRDTVDWDDTDFISTRSDQKRMVVASLVAGGWKLDQLQSDPFLTFYSQLARHAYEADAVLIAGYGFGDSHIDSILSNMLRSRGSRGAWPPVMILDWDKKRQPVAKRSDPWATTMAITMRTSPQRFRSKENVGQKHWLNLPDVLPSESFEQYTDSARPVALYTGGFLAAATHADAITDWLTGDFGAL is encoded by the coding sequence ATGTCCACCGATTGCGCACCTGATGCCAAAAAGAAGCTGCTAGTGATTCTCGGAGCGGGCAGCTCGATCGAACAAGGTTTCCCTTCTGTCGACGACTTAGACCGCGATCTCCGAGAGCAGGCTAAAACATATGTTAGTTCGCGAGGCGGCCCTGATTTCTTCCAAGTTCTCTGGGACAATCGTGAGCGTTATGGATTGGAGCTTACCGACGAAACTCGCCCACTTTTGGAGTGGCGCACCAGACCTACATTCGAACGTGTTTTAGGGGACCTCCATCTGCTCATGAATGCTACGCTCGGTTCTCCGCACGGTGATCCGATGTATTCACGATTGCTGAGTAGTTTTGATTTGAAGGAGCCGACGTCGAACAAGCTGTTTTATCAAACGCAGGGGCAGCTGAGTGCCTTACTTTCCCGAGTCGCTTTCCGTGTCAGAGGAACAAGTAAAATTTTTGAATTCGAACGCAGGGCGCGAACGGAATTCAAAACATACAGCTCTCTTTTTGCGGCTCTAGCCCGCACGTTCGATGTGGGAATTTATAACCTCAACTACGATACCGCGGCACTTAATGCTCTTCCGAACTCCTTTGTCGGGTTTGATCGTCACGGCGGTGCTTTTCTTCCGGCTAAGGTAATTGGCCGCAGAGAGTGGAGTTTCATTTATCATCTGCATGGCAGCGTGCATCACCGGATTATCAGGCCCGTCAAAGACACCGAACATATCGATTTCGGGCCCAAGATAATTTGGTACGACGATCTGTGGCAAAGCCGAGATACAGTGGACTGGGACGACACAGACTTCATTTCGACCAGAAGTGATCAGAAGCGAATGGTCGTGGCATCTTTAGTCGCAGGTGGATGGAAGCTCGATCAGCTGCAGTCAGATCCATTCCTAACCTTCTATAGCCAGCTAGCGCGACATGCTTATGAGGCGGACGCTGTCTTGATTGCTGGATATGGTTTCGGCGATTCGCATATCGATTCGATTCTCTCAAACATGCTTCGCTCACGCGGAAGTCGAGGGGCGTGGCCTCCAGTAATGATCCTCGATTGGGATAAAAAACGGCAACCCGTCGCAAAGCGATCGGATCCATGGGCCACAACCATGGCGATTACGATGCGAACTAGCCCGCAAAGATTTCGGAGCAAAGAAAACGTCGGTCAAAAACACTGGTTGAATCTTCCCGATGTGCTCCCTTCGGAAAGTTTCGAACAATACACCGACTCGGCGCGACCAGTGGCTCTCTACACCGGCGGGTTCCTAGCGGCTGCTACACATGC
- a CDS encoding serine O-acetyltransferase, translating to MTHDEIKRALLASYETDGGINHLDGTNLPAEESVNQLARDFMHILFPGFFDEKALTKSCVPSLVDALLARIESRLSSELEKSLRFAKEPRASELAREHTAVLLSRLPDIRRIVQTDVTAAYQGDPAARSTEEIILAYPCVLVISLQRVAHELYKLGVPLLPRMLTEYAHERTGTDIHPGAQIGTHFFIDHCTGVVIGETARIGNNVKIYQGVTLGAKSFVVDDAGHPVKGVKRHPKLEDGVIVYPGATILGGDTVIGENSIVGSNVWLMQSMPANSIAYYQGDTASIIRPRKKKEALLEEFSDWVI from the coding sequence ATGACCCACGACGAAATAAAACGCGCCCTGCTCGCATCCTACGAAACCGATGGCGGCATCAATCACCTCGACGGCACCAACCTGCCCGCCGAGGAATCGGTCAACCAGCTCGCCCGGGATTTCATGCACATCCTCTTCCCGGGGTTCTTCGATGAAAAGGCGCTGACCAAGAGCTGCGTTCCGTCGCTGGTCGATGCGTTGCTGGCGCGCATCGAAAGCCGGCTGTCGTCGGAACTCGAAAAGTCCCTGCGTTTTGCCAAGGAGCCGCGCGCCAGCGAACTCGCCCGCGAACACACCGCCGTTCTCCTTTCCCGCCTTCCCGACATCCGCCGCATCGTCCAGACCGACGTCACCGCCGCCTACCAAGGCGATCCGGCCGCGCGCAGCACCGAGGAAATCATCCTCGCCTATCCGTGCGTGCTGGTGATCTCGCTCCAACGCGTCGCCCACGAACTCTACAAACTCGGCGTTCCGTTGCTCCCGCGCATGTTGACCGAGTACGCCCACGAACGCACCGGCACCGACATCCACCCGGGCGCGCAGATCGGCACGCATTTCTTCATCGATCATTGCACCGGCGTCGTCATCGGCGAAACCGCGCGCATCGGTAACAACGTCAAAATCTACCAAGGCGTCACTCTCGGCGCGAAGTCGTTTGTCGTGGACGACGCCGGTCATCCGGTGAAAGGCGTGAAACGCCACCCAAAGCTCGAAGACGGCGTGATCGTTTACCCCGGCGCCACGATCCTCGGCGGCGACACCGTGATCGGCGAAAACTCGATCGTCGGCTCCAACGTCTGGCTCATGCAATCGATGCCCGCCAACAGCATCGCCTACTACCAAGGCGACACCGCCTCGATCATCCGCCCGCGGAAGAAGAAGGAAGCGCTGCTGGAGGAGTTCAGCGATTGGGTGATTTGA
- the leuD gene encoding 3-isopropylmalate dehydratase small subunit — MALEKITQVTGRGVYVPGNDIDTDRIIPARFMKCVTFDGLGEFAFFDVRHDPQGNKIDHPIDRPQHKGATILLSGANFGCGSSREHAPQAISKAGFKAIIAENFAEIFFGNSTTLGMPCVSASREDIAKIAAYVNANTDKPITIDLEKLEVRFGGESVKITQRETARDALINGRWDAIGELIDGLPAVKTTAAKLPYMAA; from the coding sequence ATGGCTCTCGAAAAAATCACCCAAGTCACCGGTCGCGGCGTTTACGTCCCCGGCAACGACATCGACACCGACCGCATCATCCCGGCGCGCTTCATGAAGTGCGTCACCTTCGACGGTCTCGGCGAATTCGCGTTCTTTGACGTCCGCCACGATCCGCAGGGTAACAAGATCGATCACCCGATCGACCGTCCCCAGCACAAGGGCGCGACCATCCTCCTCTCCGGTGCCAACTTCGGCTGTGGCTCTTCGCGCGAACACGCTCCGCAGGCGATCTCCAAGGCCGGTTTCAAGGCGATCATCGCCGAGAACTTCGCCGAGATTTTCTTCGGCAACAGCACCACGCTCGGCATGCCCTGCGTGAGCGCTAGCCGCGAAGACATCGCGAAGATCGCGGCCTACGTGAACGCCAACACCGACAAACCGATCACCATCGACCTGGAGAAGTTGGAAGTCCGTTTCGGCGGCGAATCCGTGAAAATCACCCAGCGCGAAACCGCGCGCGACGCGCTGATCAACGGCCGTTGGGACGCCATCGGCGAATTGATCGATGGCTTGCCTGCGGTGAAGACGACCGCCGCCAAGCTGCCGTACATGGCGGCCTGA